Sequence from the Ziziphus jujuba cultivar Dongzao chromosome 9, ASM3175591v1 genome:
AACTTTATTGTAGCTAGGGGTTCTACATTCGGAAGCATAATGACCGAGTTTCCCACATTTGTAACACTTTACATGGGACTTATTATCATACCTTGGTGCTGAGAAACCTCTCCCACGGCCTCTTATTGATCCTCTTCCTCTTTGAAAGTTGTTGTTATGATTATCACCAAACTTCCAGCCCCGTCCAGGTCCTTGCCCGCGGCCACGTCCTCGCACACGGCCTCGTCCTTGTTGGCTTCGATCATTGTGACCGCTGCTGGTTTCCTCTTTAGTTGAATCAATTCGGGTCTTGAACAACTGTTCCACTAttccttccttcttctttttcttttcttcataagCTTGCAACGAACCCAAGAGCTGCTCCAATGACATAGCTTCCAAATCTTTTGTTTCTTCGATAATGGTAACAATATGATCAAACTTTGAATCTAATGATCTAAGAATTTTCTCCATGATCTTAACATCATCTAATTTTTCACCATTCCTTTTTAATTGTCCTAAAAGAAGTTTCTAAAACTTGGACTTTAAGAAAACTTGGACCCTAAGTAACCAAGGCCCACaaaataataacccaaaaaatcaagtttatatttcaacacGTCCTTCATGCACGTCGCCATTCCAATCAGATCTTTCAGGTCCTCTCAGTACTATCTCAACCAACGTTGACCCGTCCCGCTTCATGCTCTTACCCGTGTTCGGATCCAACACGTCGATCCGGGTCATACCCGCTAGCCTCACCACTTGCCTGGCCTTCCACTCTGGTTTCCATGCGCACGACACACCCAGCCCCGCCGTTTCGGTCAACCCGTAGCCGTGGCTCACCACGAAACCCAGGTATTCCGTACGGGGGAGCACAGCCGCCGGTGGTGGATCTCCGACAGGGAGGATGTTAACGGGGTTTTTAAGAGGTTCGTTGTCGGGGGAATTGGATAGCATGTTGAGCACCACAGGTGCACCGCACATGTGGACCCTGACCAGATGGTAGATGATCGTCGCATCGAATTTgcggaaaaaaaatttcacatctAATAGATTGACCATTGGCCACGTATTTCTTTTACGCGTTATGATTCCAAGATGAATGTTTTTTTAAACCAGCTATGTCTATTGTCCACTAATGGCATTTCAGTAACAAAAAGTTCATTGTGTTTCGTATAGAGaacctaaaataataataataagg
This genomic interval carries:
- the LOC132799088 gene encoding probable acyl-activating enzyme 5, peroxisomal, with translation MCGAPVVLNMLSNSPDNEPLKNPVNILPVGDPPPAAVLPRTEYLGFVVSHGYGLTETAGLGVSCAWKPEWKARQVVRLAGMTRIDVLDPNTGKSMKRDGSTLVEIVLRGPERSDWNGDVHEGRVEI